CAAATTCGTGgcagcataaaaacaaaaaaactaaaggTCTCGATTCGTGGATACCCCATGAATACTTCATTGAGTTGGTCAAAGTGTTGAGATCTGTGCTCTATATCTTTTGAGAATCAGAtcatatattttagttaaaaactCTTATTCAACATTGCTCATGTTGCATGCCTGCTTCCAAGTTGCAAGTAGTTACTTTTTTGGGTACCACACAAGtccacacaacacacacactttggcTCACATGTGCTGGCTACAAATCAGCTAATGACCCTTCAATAACTCAAGCCATATGCCACAGAAACATTAGAGCCTTGTGTGGCAAGTTCGAGCTGGGAAATTGTCTGCCACTTGCGTGCTTAAAGGCTTCTTAACACTCAATTTAGTTTCGGCCCAAGAAGATGaactttaaattgtttgccttAACTTGTACATACGAAACTCCATGGATGGTGcaagtatatagtatatagttatAGTGTGTCGCAAATACCTTGGGAGTAATAGGATGAAAGGCCAGGAGTTGGAAACAGCGAGgagcaaataaaaagtgaagGAAATTTCCGGCTCAAGATGCAATTGTTCCTCTGCGTTTCAATCAAgttccttttctttttattgtttgcaatGCCTGCAAAGTTGTTCTACGTATTCTACGAATGGATTTTTTCGTGTATCTTGttatgcactgaaagaaactgctggaaattgcaatttgcaacgTTCAGATAAGCTTTTTTTAAGGCCTACGAATGTCACGTTCAACAGCGATTTATTGCTATATTTAcctaaatgtttatattttgtgcACTTTTGCGTTGACAtgactgttttttttttcttttgaactGCTTGGCAAGCTGAAAATAGTTCATAATCCCCATTGATTGAGTCCCACAACCTTAGAACAGCCCCGACCCACGCACGACCGacccctccccctcctccCACAACCAAGTACAATGTTAAGTGGACTGAGGAGACGGCCAAGTGCACGCCGAGCACAAAAGCTGCAGAATGTGgaatatggccaaaaggactgactgtctgtctgtctgtctgtctgggGTGCTCAATTATGTGATGTATCCAGAAGTATCCATTCAGTGCTCTCCTCCTGCTCTCAAAGGAGCAGTCGCAAAAGGGCGATTCATCAAACCCACTTCCGGATTAATCCTGCCATTCAGGGATCAACGAACCCATTCCTGCCGACGCATCCAAGTTCACTTCCCAAGTGCATTACTTGGTTGCCCCTTTCAGATGGGCAGAAGAAGTTGAACAACTTCCAATTATCATCATACGACACACGTAATTGATGGCCCATTTTCCTGTTGAAATGAATTAGGtttcatatacatacacacatatatgagTTAATTCAGTCAACAAAGTTGAGACGTAGCAAACGCAAATTGTCCaaggaatttatttattcaatttgaatggacaacaaacaacaacaagtgggGGTGTGAAACTTTCGCCGCTGCAAATGTGGGTTAAATTCGCAGGCAAGTTGCGTTTTCATTCGGCAAAAGTTtactatttttaattgcccaaTGTTGCTCAGTTTGTGTTTATCCCAAACTTGAAGATAATAATGTACTTTGTGTTTGTTCAAGTTCAATTTCAAGACAAACAGAGAGATGATAACCTTTCAATGATTGATGTGCACAAGAAATCTGGGGATTCccttgaaataatatttataccaATCGAAGCTCCTTGCCCTCAAGATCTAGTTCGTGTGCCTGGAACCAGTCAGCACTTGGAAAGTGCAATCATCAGCACTTTTTTGGGCCAACAAAGAAATGACCATTCCAGAAACTTATCCGGACCAATCAGTGCGAACTTGGATCCACTTGAGATTCAATGGCTAATCTAATCGCTGTGTAGCCTGCACTATACCTGCGCTCCAGTTCTTTGTGCCAGCAGTTAGTCCAGCGATTCAAGAGCGATTGAACGATGGCCAGAAAGCGAGCACTGGGTACCCAACTGCCGCTCCTCGCGCTAGGCGGCCTACTCATCCTGGGATTGGCCATAGTCGATTCCCTGGAGTGCTATGCCTGCGACTCCGCCGAGGATTCGGAGTGTGCCACCCGACCGGGTCAGCAGCTGGAAGTGGAGGAGTGCCAGCAGACGGGCGACGAGTGTGTCACCTCCATATCGGCGGGATTAACGCGACGCGGCTGCCTGGCGCGGCTGTATCCTAATGGCTACTGTGCCGCTCCATGTGACCGGTGCAATACGAGCCTGTGCAATCGGCACGTTTATCCCGCGGATCGATTGCGCTGCTATCAGTGCAGCGGATCGGATTGCATCGATGTGGCCAGTCGGCCGCAGTATCTGCTGCCGTGTCCGGTCTACCGGGAGGATGACAGGTGCTACACGAACGTAGTCCACTTATCCAACACCCTGCGCGGCTGTGAGCACACCAATTTGCCGACAACCTGTCCGCACGTCTGCCTGAAGTGCAATTACAACGGTTGCAATGCGGAGAAGACCGTCACGGAATCGCGCTGCCTTCAGTGCACCCACAATCGATTGGCCCCCAATCCGGACTGCCTGCGCGACCAGGATCCACAGGCGGcgccggaggaggagcagcccaAGTGCTCGTTGAGCAACTCAACTGTGACGCACTGCGTCAACAAGGTGATGTACGGGCACAGGGAGAACTGCTTCAGCTACCGCAACACCCAGACGGAGGTCCTCCAGAGGGGCTGCTCCACCGCCATGGGATTCTATCCCACCGGCGAGCTAACCGAGTGCCACGGCGAATTCTGCAACGCCAATTGCCAGGACATTGTCTGCGCCGCCTGCAACTCCACCGCGAATCCTGGCTGCCGTGCTGGCCGCAATTTGCCAACGGAAAAGTGCGCAGCGGGCACCACGGCCTGCTATTCTTGCGAGCAAGGTTAGGGTGAGTGGGGAATCTCGACCAGGAATGGCCCACTCAAACTGTCCGTTATTCATTTGGAAATAAAACTTGTTAAGCATTTCTTCCGGGAATTTTAGTTGAATTGTCATTCATCCTTGATTAAAGTTGGTCATCTTTAATAAAGTTGAATAATGTAACAATTTTGCTATTAAACAAGATCTTAAGTCCTTTTTTTACGGATATCAACGCTTGAGAAACCCTTGTTTACCTATTTCTCTCTTACAATCCCAGATACCTTCCTGCGACGTGGCTGTGCGGATGCGAATTTTGCACCCGCTGCCCTGGGCGAAAGTTGCCAGTTGTGCCGCGATGCGGATGGCTGCAATCGCTTCTCCGTCCGGAGCTGCTACCGCTGCAATGCCCAGGACCAGGATGCGGACTGTGCGGCCATGGACCTGCCCACGGCAATGACGACCAGCAATTGCTCCAGTCCCACGGAACTGTGCGTGAGCACGGTGGTCAGCCGATTGGACGGGATATATACGGTGCGCGGATGCGAGGGTCAGGTGCCGGAGTGTTCCGCCAATGATCCGTACTGTGTCCGCTGCAACGGAAGTCTGTGCAACGATGCACCCACTCTCTGGCGCCAAACGCAACTCGATGTGGCTACGGATCAGCAATTGCCGCCTAGCTGGTGGTCACTCCTCCAGTACTGGTGGTCCAGGAAAATCCGATAAGCAGCCATTACATGGGTGGGTGGTCGACGAACGTAGCGTCGATAACTGATtaatgggcgtggccagggGGCGGATGTGTTTGGCCGGAGGTAATGAAGCGAGCGAAACGCCCCCGCAAAAtcgggcaaacaaaagcacgCGGATAAACAAGCTACGGATTATTGCTGCTCATTGAAAGTACGGATTCCATAAACAAGGATTACATATTGTGTTTCATTGATCAttcatttcaaattgtttctATTTAAGAGATTTCTATACGTTTAATGTTTACATACTTTGTATTATTGCATGCTTTAGAAATTtagaatttagttttaagagcTTGAACCCAGTTTCCatccaaatatattcatatttttgataaatttcaGCAGGTTTATGTTATCAAATATCCCGTAAAGTGAGCACAAATATATTAGCGGAATTTAAGCGCTTGGTTCCAGTTGAAAACTGGTTCGCAAGGCGGaaactaaatgcaaatttgtttgcttttgctttctgcttttttgcatttcgcttGCCCTCTGCAGTTTGTGCTttcttgttgcttttgctttgcttgtgctttgctttctgcttttgttAGCTCACGCGCAGCCGAATTATAACGGAcgtcgtcgttgttgttgttattttcacTGATAATGAAATGATGGGCACTgcaaatagcaacaacaagccgCATAATAGTCAAACCCCTCCCCTCCCCTGCTTTCATCCACGTCACTCATTCTATTTGCATtggaaaagtgtggaaaatTTGCGAATTTTCCGTTGCCGACGAGGGAAGGTGACAATGATAATTAAGTTGCTGGGCGCTCTCCAGTGCGACGAAACTTTggtaaaatttattaattgaattttgcacCGAAAGCATACCGTATGCTGAGCTGTGCGCTAGAAAGGGAGAGCGAAACCGCACCCactatgaaaacaaaatgaaactaCAAGAGTAACGAAGTACAGTGAACACCATGTGACTTTAAATTCAGTATGAAGAATTCAAATGAAGTATGAAGTCTTGTTAAAGATTGCACTGCAACATTTAGCATATAATATTATACTTTCTAAATTGAAACACCATTCATGCACTGTATCGAAAGCCCACTGTACATGagtaatgaaatgaaataaaatgattgaTGGACAGCCTCGAAGAGAAGAAAGGGAAAGAGCGAGAGCGAGGGATAGGGAAAAGAGGGATACGAGATATTCACTGATAACGGGTATCGAAACTAAAATGTCAAAAGATGCTAAACAAAAGCTTCGCCAGACAGGGACGCAAAATAGAGGCAACGAGCACCGGAGTGAAAGAAACAACACAATgcgagaaaaaataaatataagtgagcattttaattagcctGCATGCAATTGTGTTggaatgagtgtgtgtgtgtccgtgtgtgtgttggtgcggTGTGTCATAATATTATGCCATTCAAGAAAACATAGCAGAAAAAGGAGGAATAATAAGAGAGCACCTTTAGTTCAAattaaaaaggggaaaatgtcaaaaggGAATGTGATAGCCTCCATTAAACATCGTTTttagaaacgaaaacattttcattcatcAAGCGAGAAAGTAATTGATAAATACGGTTCCCTTATCAACACGCTCCACTGACTCATATTTCTCCATCAGCGTATGTAGTTCCTTATTTTTGTGTTATTCGAACAGGAATTCCGAGAAAACGATAAGCCCCAAATATCATTTCATAACCAAAATGAAATACTAGCTTTGCAGAAAACGCGCCCTTATCTAATCGTACAcgcttattttgttttaataatatatgtacatatatgaattATAGGATATGTATGACCAATATAGCTCACATTCTTTTGGGGCTTTCTCGCTTTTTTAACCCAATTCGCGGTAGCAACCCTCTGAAATGTGTGGATAAATCCAGCAACAACCACCAACACACCAAGCAGGTAGCAGTGTTTATTGATATTCCCGGGCATTTCTGACCCACTACGAATTCACCTCCACTTCCAACTCCAACTTCAACACGCCCAcaacaaccaacaaaaaagtgggcggggtcAGAGGTCGCACATGCAAGCCCTTCGTGGGGTTAACTTCGCTTACTTAACCCCCGGGGCACCCCCAAAAAAATACCAACACCATGAGCCATAAGCTTAAAGAGCTCACTCTTCAGATTGCCTTTTGAATTTTAACAAACTATGAGAGTTTTTTCTTCCACTCGGTGGCAAAATGAACTTCCTCGTGTTTCAAAAACTATTATTCAAGCTATAATTTGATAACAGGTAGGTATTAGTTAAACGTGTTTAACATCAAGTAACTTGTGCATATTTTCCCAATTAGTGAGTGTTGCACATGCCTTAAGTTGCAAATAGACGGAGTGGTCAAAAGCAGGTTTTCAACTCGCTTACAATGATTCTAAGGACTTTATGAAGTTGAAAGCAATTAAAGGTAAGTACGCAGCAGTTTGGGGATGAAAACTAGTTTAATGGATCACTGAATAGTTTCAAGCTCAGTTTGGAATGATGATACATCTGATAGTAGTGTGATATCAGCTCTTTAAGCTcccaaaatatgcaaactAGTCTATGTAAAGTGGGTGGTACTCACACTTCCAGGATCCGATCGCCCTTCTTGATGCCCGCCTTCTCGGCCGCCCCGTTCTCAAGGACGGCGCTCACGTGCTGAAGGGGGGCGTACAGCTCGCCGTTGATCGAGCGCAGTTGACCCCCCTCGGAAACTTGGCCGCGCACGTTGAAGCCGAAGCCCGTTTCCGTTTTGTAAATGGTGACGACACGGGGTCCATTCGCTGTGGTCACGCCTACGCCGACGCCCATGACGACCGCGCCGCCCCCACCGCCGCCCGATGATGCGGAGACCACGGCGCTGGCGGGTGTTGGGGCTGGGAGGGGATGGTTTTCGCCAACGATGCTCATTGCGCCGGTCGTtcgctctcgctcgcactcagTGGTGGTGGCTGCTCTTCTGCCTCCACTTCCTCCACCGCACACCCctctccacctcctcctcctccgccgctactgctgctgctgctgcgcctccGACGTTCCTGCTTTCCGCCTCACAGCAGCGCTGTGTTGTTTGCACAATATCTTTTGTTGTGTTGTGGTTATTTCGCTCTTTTATTTTGCGTAATGTTTTCTGCAACTTCTTttcggcacacacacacagcacacaacacacacacacgtatagAGACAGGCACCGccacttttactttttacgCTCCTCGCTCACTCCGCTTCACCACTGTGCGCTGTACTCCACCGAAACTCCTCTGACTCTttcgctcgcacacacacgcgcacacaccgaaaaaaaaatgtattatttatgtggCTTATTTTAGTTAACACACGCCTGTGTTTTCgcttcttattttattttcgcgCTGCGCATTTTTGCTCTGTTAGTTGGTCTGTTCTGTGTGTTGATACTCGTAGCGTAGCCTTCCGATAACTTTGCGAGTATCGCAGTAACTGCCAGTCGATGTATCGCTGGCGTCCTATCGCACTGGCGGACCGATTGCGACTGAGCCATCGTGAGAGCCGATCAGCTGGCCGTTAATCGATAGCTATCGGTACTGTGCAACACTACTATCGCCGGTCGCGAGCGTGAGGAACGCATATATGAGCAGCCacagtatatttatttagtatatatttagtatataCTAAAGATAGTACATTATAGTAGtatatactaaatatatacTCATTTAGTAATTAAGAAAATACCATACTGTATTTTAATCCGTTATTTTTCAAACCAGAATTCAAATACGAGAATGTAACGGTCCAATTTTTCACAGTTCGTACCAAAACAACACATATTTGCATCAAttaaataaaggaaaatttaattataatgcAACTAAGtaccataaaataataa
This Drosophila simulans strain w501 chromosome X, Prin_Dsim_3.1, whole genome shotgun sequence DNA region includes the following protein-coding sequences:
- the LOC6725196 gene encoding uncharacterized protein LOC6725196 isoform X1; the protein is MARKRALGTQLPLLALGGLLILGLAIVDSLECYACDSAEDSECATRPGQQLEVEECQQTGDECVTSISAGLTRRGCLARLYPNGYCAAPCDRCNTSLCNRHVYPADRLRCYQCSGSDCIDVASRPQYLLPCPVYREDDRCYTNVVHLSNTLRGCEHTNLPTTCPHVCLKCNYNGCNAEKTVTESRCLQCTHNRLAPNPDCLRDQDPQAAPEEEQPKCSLSNSTVTHCVNKVMYGHRENCFSYRNTQTEVLQRGCSTAMGFYPTGELTECHGEFCNANCQDIVCAACNSTANPGCRAGRNLPTEKCAAGTTACYSCEQDTFLRRGCADANFAPAALGESCQLCRDADGCNRFSVRSCYRCNAQDQDADCAAMDLPTAMTTSNCSSPTELCVSTVVSRLDGIYTVRGCEGQVPECSANDPYCVRCNGSLCNDAPTLWRQTQLDVATDQQLPPSWWSLLQYWWSRKIR
- the LOC6725196 gene encoding uncharacterized protein LOC6725196 isoform X2, whose amino-acid sequence is MARKRALGTQLPLLALGGLLILGLAIVDSLECYACDSAEDSECATRPGQQLEVEECQQTGDECVTSISAGLTRRGCLARLYPNGYCAAPCDRCNTSLCNRHVYPADRLRCYQCSGSDCIDVASRPQYLLPCPVYREDDRCYTNVVHLSNTLRGCEHTNLPTTCPHVCLKCNYNGCNAEKTVTESRCLQCTHNRLAPNPDCLRDQDPQAAPEEEQPKCSLSNSTVTHCVNKVMYGHRENCFSYRNTQTEVLQRGCSTAMGFYPTGELTECHGEFCNANCQDIVCAACNSTANPGCRAGRNLPTEKCAAGTTACYSCEQG